The Flavobacteriales bacterium genome has a window encoding:
- a CDS encoding histidine kinase, whose product MAKATKNNSFRIYPWVFIPLVALVYYTTFYMMSMMSDADYGFDWIAVLIFTIQFGVIWWLSQFTLDRLLIRGWKMNIPFFLLGVTAIVLLNECIYFTFRSIYVTIKYPEFPLFNWFLLTITTLEGLLKGIMIMSLLFSLHFFKRWRLENEENERLKRNELELQNRALKSQLNPHFLFNNLNTLSGLIRQDPVIANEFLKEMSDMYRYILKTTESEVVPLMEEIQFAESYTRLLKKRFGKNFNYSTEVNDFNYVLPPISLHLLLENVIKHNRIDEECPLYLTIKQKEDSLVVENTISRKNNVDSTKKGLQILREQYSFLTNKSIEINEKNNLFSVKLPLLKITR is encoded by the coding sequence ATGGCAAAGGCAACCAAGAACAACAGTTTTCGCATTTACCCTTGGGTATTCATCCCGTTAGTGGCATTGGTCTACTACACGACATTTTACATGATGAGTATGATGAGCGATGCAGATTATGGTTTCGATTGGATTGCCGTGCTCATTTTTACCATTCAATTTGGGGTAATTTGGTGGCTTTCTCAATTTACTCTTGATCGGTTGCTAATAAGAGGATGGAAGATGAACATTCCATTTTTCCTCCTTGGCGTAACTGCAATTGTTTTATTAAACGAATGTATCTATTTTACCTTTAGGAGTATTTACGTCACTATCAAGTATCCGGAATTTCCTTTATTCAATTGGTTTCTGCTTACTATCACCACACTTGAAGGTCTATTAAAAGGAATTATGATTATGAGCCTTTTGTTCAGTCTCCATTTTTTCAAGCGATGGAGACTAGAAAACGAAGAAAATGAACGCTTAAAACGAAACGAACTGGAACTACAGAACCGAGCCTTAAAAAGTCAGTTAAATCCCCATTTTCTATTCAATAATCTGAACACATTATCTGGATTAATCCGGCAGGATCCAGTGATTGCAAATGAATTTTTAAAAGAAATGTCGGACATGTATCGCTACATATTAAAAACAACTGAATCGGAGGTTGTCCCATTGATGGAAGAAATACAATTTGCAGAAAGCTACACCCGTTTACTTAAAAAACGTTTCGGTAAAAACTTCAATTACTCCACTGAAGTAAATGATTTCAATTATGTACTCCCCCCCATTTCACTGCACTTATTGTTAGAAAATGTTATCAAACACAATAGGATTGACGAAGAATGTCCTCTGTATTTAACCATTAAACAAAAGGAAGATTCATTGGTGGTTGAAAATACAATCAGCCGAAAGAATAATGTGGATTCTACAAAAAAAGGACTGCAGATTTTAAGAGAGCAATATAGCTTTCTCACCAACAAATCCATTGAAATAAACGAAAAGAACAACTTGTTCTCGGTTAAACTACCTTTATTGAAAATAACAAGATGA